Sequence from the Scyliorhinus canicula chromosome 7, sScyCan1.1, whole genome shotgun sequence genome:
CCACACaaattcgtgtcatctgcaaatttggagagttacatttttttcccttatctaaatcattcatgtatattgtgaatagctgggaccctggcatcgatccctgcggtatcccactagtcactgcctgccaatttgaaaaagacaagttaattcctactctttgtttcctgtaagccaaccagttttctatccatctcaatacactacacctaatcccatgtgctttaactttacaagcGAATCtcgctttttaaaatttagagtacccaattatgttttccaattaagggacaatttagcgtggccaatacacctaacttgcacatctttggattgtggagatgaaacccaaacagacatggggggaacgtaACTCACTAATTTCTTAtgcggaactttgtcaaaagccttctgaaagtccaaatatacatccACTGGcgtcccctcatcaactctactagttacatcctcaaaaaattccagtagatttgtcaagcatgatttccctttcataaatccatgctgactctgtccaatcctgcctcTGTTTtctctaagtgctctgctataaaattgtTGATAATGGATTTAGAACTTTCCACACTATCAACGTCAGGCTTATTGGTCTATAATTCACTGTttcctctctaccttcctttttaattagtggagttacatttgctaccctccaatttgcaggaattgttccagagtcaatataatcctggaagatgaccaccaaaacATCTgttatttccagagccacttccttaaattatctgggatgtagattatcaagcATAATGATTTACCAgccttcaatctcatcaatttccccaacaccaattCTTTACTAATAGTGGATCTCCTTCAATAcctccttctcactaaaccctgcattccccaataTTCCTGGGAATTTATTTTTGTCCTCATTAGCGAAGATAGACCAAAGTatatatttagttgctcagcacGGTATTGTCCCCTATTATatatcccctgtttctgactgtatggGCCTACGTTTGCCTTCACCAATCTTgttctcttcacgtacctatagaaacgTTTACAGTAAGTTTTTATCTTCCCTGCAAGCTTGCTCTCTTACTCTATTTctgccttcttaatcaatcccttggtctctcTGTGCTGAACTAtaaactgcttccaatcctcagacctgttgtttatGGTCAATTTGTACGCTACTTCCTTGGATTTatcttccctgcaagcttactctcttaCTCTATttctcccttcttaatcaatcccttggtcccttTTGCTGAACTAtaaactgcttccaatcctcagacctgttatttgtggccaatttgtatgctactTCCTTGGATTGAAAACTATCtccaaattaataataatctttactgtcgcaagtaggcttacattaacacagcaatgaagttactgtgaaaagcccctaatcgccacattccggcgcctgttcaggtacactgagggagaattcggaatatcAAATTCATCTCACCTAACAGCATATTTTtctggacatgtgggaggaaactggagcacctggaaaaaacccacgtagtcacagggagaatgtgcagtctccacacagtgacccaagacgggaatcaaacctgggaccctggtaagCGAAGGGTTGGCCATCTTTCCAATTTTACTTCTGTGCAAGAcatgaataaacaattgttgcagttcccccatgcgccccttgaatgtttgccattgcctatccactttaagtaacattccccaatcgatCATAGCTAACACATGCCTCATATCaccgtagtttcctttattaagattcaggaccccagTCTCAGAatgaactacttcactctccatctcggTGAAATGTTCTATCATTATTATGGttcttcatccccaaggggtctcataGAACTAGATTGCCatgattccgttctcattacacagtacacagtgtaggatggcctgttctctagttggttcatcAACGTATTGGTCCAAAACAAAATCCCGTAAACACTCCAGGAGTTCATCCTCTATGATATAGTGGCAAATTTAATTTGCCCACTctgtatgtagattaaaattttcatttcaaaatcaccaataattacagatgttcctttatcgtatgcatctctaatttcctgtttaatgccattcccaacatcaccactgcagtttaggGGTCTATATATGATGCCCACTAAGGTTTTTTGTTCCTTGGTGTTTCTCATCACTACCCTCACTATTGcaataatttcctctttaaccagcactgcaattccaccaccttttcctttttgtctgtccttcctaaatactgaatacccctggacattcagttcccatccctggtcaccctgcagctatGTCTCCGTATGTCCGATTATATCATAACCATTTACGTCTATTTGCgtaattaattcatccactttattgcaattaATTCACCTGCGTGTTAAGGCATGAAGCCTtaacttgtctttttaacattacttgtcacACTCCCAATATTTCTCATTGTgtccctgtttgaatctggccttTGGTTTATCTGCCTatcatttttctttttccctttctgtcttttgtttttgtccttttttccctcctcctctgactccttgcataggttcccatccccctgcctttttagtttaaaccctccccagccactcTAGAAAATACCCCCGCAGGACAGAAgttccggtcctgcccaggtgcaaccAGAAATTATGAGCATTAAAACAGTGAAAGGGTAGTAAGTGGGACGGGGGACTGAAAGATGGATCTATACATGTAGGCAGGGGCCATGGCTGAAGTGTTAAATTATGCTATTCTATCTTTATCAAGGAAGATTCTGTTCCCAAAACCATTGTGAAATTTGAGGTAACTATGATTCCGGATAAGTGAAAAATTGATGAAGAGATAAAGTTGATAAGTCGCGAGGACTGGATGGGATTCGTCTGAGAATGCTGGGGGAAAAGTAAAGGTAGAAAGTTAAGATgttgttttcttttatttattcttaCATGGGATGTGGATGCCACTGTTACTTATTCCCAGTTGTCCATGAGAAggtactgccttcttgaactgctgtaatcTTCCTGGTGCAGGTCTTCCCACAGCGCTGTTGGAAAGGATGTTACAGGACTTTGATCCCAGGActataggcagcagggtagcacagtggttagcacagttgcttcacagctccaggatcccaggtttaattcctggcttgggtcactgtctgtgtggagtctgcacattctccccgtttagagtaggtttcctccgggtgctccggtttccgcccacattccaaagatgtgcaggttaggtggattggccatgctaaattgcccttagtgtccaaaaaaggttaggtggggttacagggataggtggatgtgtgtggatagggtggaggtatgggctaaggtagggtgctctttctgagggccggtgctgactcgatgggccgaatggcctccttctgcgctgtaaattcagtGAAATTCTATGATCCAGTTATAGGTCATCAtttgtttgctgcccttgtccttctaggtggtagaggtaatGGTTGGGAAGGTTCCGTCAAACAAGCCTTGGTCAGTTGCTGGTGGTGGAGCGTGTGACTCTTTATGTTGGTAGGTCGGGTGTCATTTAGGTGGGCTGCatttcttggatggtgtcaaatttcttgaatattgttggaagctgcactcatccaggcaggtttgCGGAGGATATGAaatttggaagcattgtgaactgtgaggaagatCGTGCAGTACTTCAAAAGGGCTTAGACAAGTTAGTGGAACAAGTGGCAGGTGacgttcaatgtggagaaatgtgaaatgatttATTTTAGTGGAAGAATACggaaataaaatataaaattaaGGGAAGAACTCTAAAGGGGGTgtaggtgcagagggacctgggtgtacatttgcaaaaatcattgaaggtggcagaacaggctgagagtgcgatgggcagagtgggctaattctgctcctatgtcttatggtcttaataaacATACAGTAACCTATTATCaatggggcatagagtacaagagcaaagacTTATGCAAAGCTTGCCCAGGACACTAGTTCAGCTTCAGATGGGGAACTGTTCCCAGCTCTGGGTGCCACACTtgaagaaggatgtgaaggcattggatggCGTGCATAATAGATTCAAgaggatggttccagggatgaggaacctcAGTtaagaagatagattggagaaggtaggactgttttccttggataaAAGAAAGttgaagagatttgatagagttgttcaaaatcatgagagagtCTGGATAAAGTAGATAGGTGGAAACTCGTCCCACTCATGAAAGGATCAAATACAAGGGGCACAGATTTATTGaagtaattgtttttttttaaaaagcaaagtgTCATGACAAACCTTtttcatgcagcgagtggttaaAGCAACTGAAATGTAGTTTCTAAGAGTGTGGTGGCGGTAAGTTCAATTCaagcattcaaaaggaaattaaataGTTATTTTAAATGGAAGAATCTACAGGGCTCTGGGGTGAAGACAAGAAAATAGCTCCAAGTGAATTGTTCATTGGGAGAGCCATTGGAGATGTGATTgactgaatgacctctttctatgTTTCTGCATTTCTCTGTAGCATTTACAGAATCCTGGTCATCACACTTTAGTGTGCTTGTCAATTTTTGTCATCACACTTTATGTgatggttttggagagggtggaggaaagGGGTACGAGGATGGTTTCAGGTATGATGGATGTCAGTTATGTGGACAGATTCATGACTTTGGTGTTATTCACCTTTAGAGAACAGAAAGTTGAAAGGGGATTCAACAAAGGCATTCAAGATCTGAGGGGCCGAGATGCAAGTGGAAAAGATAATTTTTTCCCATTGGCAGAGCAACCAAGAATCAATGGAGACAGATTTACGATGATTGGCATAAGAAGCAGTCAGGACATGAGCAAGAATTTGTTTTTACACAAGTGGTTATGGTTTGGAATTCACAGCATGAGAccgtggtggaggcaaattcatCTGTGGTTTTCAAAAAGGAATCAGATAAGGTTCTGAAGAGAGGATATTTCACAGCTACGTGAAAAGGATGAGAGAATGGTTCAGTTTCTGCTGCAGAGAGTGGGCATGGACACAAAAGGGCCAAATGCACTCATTCTGTCCTGTAATCATCCTGTGATTTGATGACAAAATCATTAAGTGTTAATACAGAAATACAAAAAGTAACCAAAGAGGTTGATGTAATGTTGGTCATTATCTCAAATGAGTTGTGACATTAAAGTGTGGAAATGATGCTTCAGTTCTTTTGAGTGTCGGTCACACTCCCATCTGAGCTACTGCAGTTCACTTTTGGATACAGAACATCATGAAAGATATATTGATCTTGGAAGAGGTTCAATtctgattcaccagaatgatagtGACATATAAAGCCAGGTTGCATAACGTTGGTTTATAATTCCATGGAGTCACGAAAGTAGGCAAGTGACTGAATTGAATGAAGTCTTTAGAATTGTAAAGAATGTGGTAAAGTGGATACAGAGAAATGATTTTGGGAAACTCCAGAATGGGGATGGGGGCACAATATTAAAATTAGAACTAGGGTATTCATGAGTCAAATCGGGTGGGGGTGGATAAAGATAACAAAAGTCAGAATATTTCACAACAGGTTCTGGATGCCAGGTAAATTCCAACTTCCAGGGGCAAGATAGATAAATATTTTAAGTAAAAGTGTGAATGAATATGAAAgtaatgtccaaatcacctttgatcgcattgtggttagcactgctgcctcacagcaccagggacccgggttcatttccgatcttgggtaactgtgtggggtttgtacattcctcctgtgtgcgtgggtttcctccgggtgctccggtttgctcctgcagtccaaagatgcacaggttagatggattgagcatgctaaaaattgccccttaatgtccaaggatgtgcaggttagctggattggccatgatcagttaCAGGGTTAggtcgggggagtgggtctagataaagtgctctttcaaagggtcagtgtagacttgttgggccaaatgtcctcttgcacagtagggattctatgaatggctTATGTCCATTGACGTTATACTTCTAATTGTCTTCAATGGTGAATCTAGGGGATCAACAAACTCATCAAAACATAACCAAGCAAATTTTAAATTACAATTTGCCAATTGGGTGGCAATAATCAAATGGTAACTTAAACACTTCGTAGCTAGTCAGTTCAACAGTAAAGTTACAGACAAAATGTGTGGCAGTATCCTGAGGCTTGGGAGGTGAACATTTTAACACACTCCGAGTTTACGTTTACAGCTATCTGAACAATGGCTTCCCACTGAACCTTTCACATTTTTATGTCGCTAATATTTCTGTACGAGATGGAAGGGGCCATTGACATATGTGTTTTGGGCATTTCTGACGCGAATGGGTAAATAATGAGAGCTGCCACAAGGCGGCGCCATTGAAAATTAAAACGAGGAGTGCgattcaaagctgctttgagtcCAAGTGGTGACATTTTTtacagaggctgaataaaatgggTAGATTAACGTTATCTTCAAACAACAACATTTAAACTTGTTTACAATTTCCCACCCTTGAAACAATTGCAGTGCACTGTTTTATATGCACAAGACCGCAGCTGAACTTTCCAATCATATTTACAGATTTTTCTTCACCTAAATCATATTCCTAGATGTTAAGTTGCATGAAAACGCCCGATCTGTAAAACACTCTTTGTTTATAAAAAGCAGATTCACtcgtgatttaaaaaaatagataCAAGAAAGGCCAAACATGAACGAAAAGGACAGTGATAAACTATTCGACATGTCTGCGTGTAAAGTACTGTGGGAATAAGGAAGTGAATTTAAGACGGGCACTGTGCATCTATTGCATTTTCACCGGGGTTGCACTTATTGCTGCTTGCTCGTGTCTTTTATTTCTTCATCTTGTTGTCCTACTTGGGGGGTGGCGGTGGAGTGGGGAGGATGACTTAAATTCGGacaggattttattttattttattttcctttaaacAAGGGGACGGGAGAATTCATGAGCACCGCTTACTCCTGCTAGTCTTTGAAAGTGGAGTCGGTTGGTGACATCAAAAACCAGAGGGATTCGCGACGACACCGACTCCTAACTGCAACCACTTCTGGCACCTACCCCAGAGTAGACAAGGAGCGCTCTGCAATCTGGCTGGCAGATTCAGCACTGAACCTCGGCAATCGATAGCTCGCCTCGCATTCACCAAATCGGACAGGGGATATTACTAACTGATATGGCAACGTCAAGTCATGTTTTGTTTGACCAGAGACTTTCCCATCGATAATTCGCACAGGGACTTATACATCAAgaagggagaggggtggtgggggctgtgtgtcctctctctctctctatttttttTCAAGTCCGAGAAGAGATACTTGCAAGGGACGGACGAATGTGAGGTGCAATGTTTTCAGGAGGGGGTTCTGCTGATTCATATTGGAGTATCCAGATATAGAGCGGATTAAGAGGAGCTGCTTTCGCCCTTGCAGCTGATATCTGGGaagaaggaaggagggggagaaTATCCCGGAGTTCAGCTGgacgggacagagagagagagaaagagagagagagagagtgaggcttgCTTGGAGATCTTTTGGTTGCAGAGTGGTGGGATTGGCTTCTGGCGAGAGAATGGCGCTGTCCATGGTACTGATACTGGTGGCTGCCCTGGCGCTGTCCATGGAGCCGGTGCTGACACAGAATGACACCGAGCCCATCGTCCTGGAGGGGAAGTGTCTGGTAGTGTGCGACTCCAATCCGACTGGTGACTCCAAGGGATCGTCGTCCTCTTCCTCCCCGCTTGGGATCTCTGTCCGCGCCGCTAACTCCAAGGTGGCTTTCTCAACCGTGAGGAGCACCAACCACGAGCCATCCGAGATGAGCAACAAAACTCGGATTATTTACTTTGATCAGGTAAAATCCGGGGAAGATTTAGAATTAAGAACAACACTGCCGGGGATTTCACTTCAAAAGACAGCGTGCAGATAGAGGGACAGTTGGCAGATGTAAACCAACGTTAAGCGGAAAGGTGGAGGGGCTTGCTTTAAGGGTCCAGATGTTTCAAACGCAGCGATGCAGTCGCATTGTACAAGGGGTTAAATGTTCTGTGGGTATTTCACTCCATAAATCGATTTATTTACACATCTCCCTATCTGTTAAGAGACCTAGTATTATATTTAAGGAAAAAAGAGGTGGATTGGGAGCGGGACACATTGGCGAATGGTGCAACAAGTGTTAATAGGCAAAGAGTGAGTCTCGGTTATATCGAACTGCCTGGTATTACTGACACAAAATACACCGAGAGGAAGAGATAAGCGTTTTGAAGAGAGGGTGTCGGATTAAATCAGGAAAGATTTAAAATGAGAAAAATCGGAAAAGATGGGCTCAAAATATATATACAATTACAGGATCACCGCCAATAAATAGGAATGGTATTCAATAATGAAATAATAAGAGAGGCTGAATATAAAACAATTCATTCAAGTCGTGCATTATCCGCACTCTAATATTCATAGGTTCCAGTAAGTGAGAGATATTACAGTCATGAACTCAGTTTGATAATATTACGCagcttcaattttaaaaattgccCGTGAGGGATTTTGCACTTTGGCAAGATGAATAAAGTTGCTGGGTAGAAGTAAGTGGCTTATGTGTCTGGTTTCAGGTAATAGGGTGTCTCTTTGGAAGTGCTAGCTAGCTGCGTATTTAACAAAGAAGTCACGTGAAGAAGCATAGACACACATTGCGTTAATAACCTCATTCACCTCCGTTAACATCTCTTAAAATGTAAGCATGGGTGAATTTTGCATGTTAATCGTTTAGGACAGAGAGTGTACGTTGCAAAATACAAGCCTGGGGTCACCAGCTCACTTAATCAGCTTAGCTCAAATCCCATATTTTTTCCCCCGCAAATAATTATTTTCTCCGCAAAGACAAAATGATGAATGATTTAAATTTGACTCAAAAACTTTTTCACGTTCTATTTTCAGGCCGACACCTTCATCTTTAAGCCAGGCATCAATATTAAAAATCGGCCGTTATTAATAATCACTCGGCATGTAGGCTGGAGGAGTATCGACTCACGAGACATGTATAGATCTTTTCAGACCAACTCGATGTTGAATTGATACAGATAGCATCAATATCACTCAGGGCAATGATGGGATGGAGAGTTGGAGATATATGTTTCCATTTTGGACAATTTTAAGTAGCACCAACTGGGGAGAATGTATATAATTGTAATATATTGTATTAAAATACTATAatatatgaaaatgaatgaatatATGAAATTTCCAGCCGTTCTGAACTGGATGATTTCCCCACCTCCCCAGGCTGACAGCGTGCTCTGatcgagttctctctctctcttgcagatATTAGTAAATGTCGGTAACTGTTTCACGCTGGAGTCAGTCTTTGTAGCCCCCAGGAAAGGCATTTACAGTTTCAACTTTCATGTCATCAAAGTGTACCAGAGCCAAACTATTCAGGTCTGTATGTTAACGTTTGTACCTATTGAAAGTCCCATCACCGCAATGTGGTCATTTAGCTCTCTCGGTGGCTATCCAAATGCAGTCAAGCTGTGATGTATATGACTCATGCTGCAAAGTCACGGGGACTGACATGTGTGAACTCTGGACATTCTCAAGGCATTTTCTGACAGAAATCTGCCATAGAAGCCATGGGATCACTGAAGGATATGTTGTTGCTGCCGTCTTGTTCTTTACCAGGGCGATTGAGATCTCATTAGGAGCGTCAAATGTTATTATTTtaaattggttatttttcaataaCAATCAGGTCCAAATCACAAATAGGAAATTAGGGTCAGAACCGCCCTTTGAACTTCCTCTGAGGACTAAGTCTGATACTGGAACTTGCAACTGACAAATTGCAAACTGTGCAGAGATAAACTTTTAAGAAACGCACGATTCACTGCACAAAGTGCCTGGCATTTGATTACATTAACCACGTGGGAGAGGAGAGACTGAAGCTCTCGGGTTATAGAAAATTTATAAGGAACCTTTCAGCCAGTTTCAGTTCTTTTGATATAATGGCTTTCACCCTGCAGCACTAACTAACTGTATCATTCAGATCATTGGTTAATACTGACTTTAAGGAAGAACTTTATGCATCTATGTTGTTTGAATTCCATcattgtgtggaatttgtatTTGTGAAGTCTTCCACTGGTATTtgcaagatacatcttaaatgcatcaatgtaccatttgtttaTTTATAGTTAAAGTTTTGGTAAcattatatgtgtgtgtatatcaaTGCTGCAACATAGAGCTTGCACTCTGTTATCAGTATCAAATATTCAGATGTAGTGGGGTTAGCTTCAGAAATACACTTCACCTTTATTAACCATTCTTTAACAGCAACTGTGTAACTCTTGCCTTTACTACACCAGCAATTAGTTTTCCGTTGTAATGGGTCCAGCAATTTAAAACAATTACAAGAAGATTACAAGCAGTTCATGTGTTGTCTATAAGTCAACTTGGAACTGTTTAAATTTTTTGAATGTACTTCACTATAGACAGAGAAGTTCTTTAAGCTGGGATGAACTCCAAGTGAAAAAGCAGAGTGAAGATGATACTGCAAACCCAATTCTCTGTTTATTTCGATTTGAGCCTTTCCCTGTAATGTTATGAACTTCTTTCTATACATGGATGACGTTGTTGATCTTTATTAAGTGTGGAGATTCCACAACGGGTGAATATTTTGCCTTTTTTAAATGGCATGTTTAATAATATATTGGACCTCTGGTGACCTTTTTTGCAGACTATAAGGTTGTGTCCACACTAAGCTCTGATCATATCTCCCAAGGTTTATCGGAGATGTAACATAAAGCCAACACTGATCCAAATAAGGAGATATGAGAATGCATCAATCAGATGGGTTTAAAGGACCTTCTTAAAGAAGAAAAAGAAGGTAAAGAGGTAGAGCGTTTAGCAAGGGCACTCCAAAGCATCCATTCGGCATGGCTAAAGTCATGTCTGCAAATAGTAGGGTAAAAAAAGCATGAGGTGCACCAGAGACTGAAGTCAGTGGAATGAATAATTGGGATGGGAATTTAGGACTGGAAGAGGTTCCAGAAGAGGAAGCGCTATTATCTTAGCTGATGTTgctactggacaagtcagatctcaGGGTGGCTTGATAGACCCTAACTTTTACTTTATGTTTAGAAACATGGAGGATGGCTACTGAACAGTGCAATAGGAGTCTGCTAATGAACTTTCAACAGATTAATAAAACATTTAGTCAACAAGAAAATATGAATTATACTACGCTACTCCTTCACCCCAAAACAGAGATGTATATACAACTTGGTAAAGTTAACACAAGTGACAAAGTTCACCTTCTACTCTAATGTTCACAGTAAGTATACAGTCCATGTAAACATGTAGGTGAATTGCAGTCAGACACAGCACACTCCAAAACCAAGCTTCTATGGATTTTTCATCAGTCCCCAGAAATTTGTCACATCATGAGCAACTGGTCTCACTGACACTGTGGCTTTCTACAATATCCAGATTCAAAGAACACACCTATGAATTCTCTCTCAAATGATGCTTTCACTCTGATGTCACcaacaaggatccacctccagtataTCAACCTCTCTTTTCAATGTTCCTTACCCTTCAATCTGCATGCATTTAGGCTGCACCTCCATGCACACTATGAGCTATTTGGCCATGCCAAATATAACACCGCTGCTCCAAAGGACTGTAGTAAGGAGTCACTATCTTTGCTATCTCTTCAGATCTATTGCCTTCTCGCAAGCCCCCTTTGTTCCAAATTTTCTCCCTGAAACTCTGTCTCTTTAATGTAGAGTCTTCTCTTCTGCTCCTTACTTTCAATTCTACTAAACAGGACTTGTTTCTGATTCCTGTTTGTTCTCCTTGACTGTCTTCTTGCAACCTCTTTCTGTCCCACCCACTGGTTTTGTTCTTCCTTCTTCATTTTGGGActttctctcggtctctctccagTCTCCAGCTTCTTTTGGCACTTATTTCTGAATGGTGTTCTCGTCTATGTCTCTTGACCTTTTTGCGCTGTTTTGTTTTCTTCCACCTTTTTCATCTGTGTAGACACTGGGAAACAGTTTAtaagttaaataaaataaaataaacaaactgtGCATGTGTGAGGTGCGCTTTAGGCCTTAAGACATGAACATGCCCCAGCTACACATGTGTAGTCATTCTCTGGCGGTGCATGTTAACAGAAGATTGCTCACAGAAAAAGATGATCTGTGCACTTGCAACCATTTCAGGACTGACATATGCATAAATAAATATACCACAGCGTAAATATGCCTGGTGAAGGACAATGGGATGATGTTTTCATTTTTAAGATTGTGTAATTATAGGTAAGGTAAAGTTACCATATTTCttatgaccatgggctgctttcccctttgaggaggagagctgactggtgggggttcaacctgtggatcaccacacttcaggtgaggtgcgaggttgagaaggcgaggccttcatgaataacaggaactgaatccacgctgctggccccactctgcatcacaaaccagctgtccagccaattgagctgaACAAACTTATAGCTTTCTTTCGAGCCACTTTATTTTCTCTTTGCTGCGCCAATGTGGATTTGCAGTATCTCAATTTTCTTATTTTCATTCATTCCACGTTTAGTTTGGATATTCGGCCATTCTCCTTAGTTGATGATGCTGCTTGTTGCTTTCTTTCTCAATGTATTCTTATCATTTTCGTTATCGTCACCAGTTCCTGAGCTCATCCCTGCTTCTGGGATATAGTCCAGCACTTCCTCAGGTAGTAGTATTTAATTTGCTATTCTTCAGCATCCTGAGCCCTTTCCTCTTTTATTATGACTATTCTTCACTGTGGTTACCACCAGTGATGGTGTGATCTgccccatttgctccaccactgtTTCCATGAGTCACACAATTCCAAGTTTCAATGGATCCTGATTCGTGGGGCAACAATAATAGGATTTCCTTCTCATTTTGGAACAATCATCAAATTTCCTGTATTTTTTTAGTAGCCTGTGCTCTGAAGCATTGTTATATATAATAATGCTATGATGCATTATTATAGCTCTTTTAACATTGAGTGCTTGCAAGAAGA
This genomic interval carries:
- the cbln4 gene encoding cerebellin-4 isoform X2; this translates as MALSMVLILVAALALSMEPVLTQNDTEPIVLEGKCLVVCDSNPTGDSKGSSSSSSPLGISVRAANSKVAFSTVRSTNHEPSEMSNKTRIIYFDQILVNVGNCFTLESVFVAPRKGIYSFNFHVIKVYQSQTIQVNLMLNGKPVISAFAGDKDVTREAATNGVLLYLDKEDKAYLKLEKGRCERSDTI
- the cbln4 gene encoding cerebellin-4 isoform X1 codes for the protein MALSMVLILVAALALSMEPVLTQNDTEPIVLEGKCLVVCDSNPTGDSKGSSSSSSPLGISVRAANSKVAFSTVRSTNHEPSEMSNKTRIIYFDQILVNVGNCFTLESVFVAPRKGIYSFNFHVIKVYQSQTIQVNLMLNGKPVISAFAGDKDVTREAATNGVLLYLDKEDKAYLKLEKGNLVGGWQYSTFSGFLVFPL